A single window of Syntrophus aciditrophicus SB DNA harbors:
- a CDS encoding DUF1460 domain-containing protein translates to MNPSEENEQAILHTPEDIRIFREIAGMPVRGGGCDFSSGAGIAAAGLAFLGRPYGAHTLEGEGPERLVINLRELDCFTLVENAVVLERLFRTGATGFPDYAATLRRLRYRNGILDGFASRLHYFSDWLFDAGAKGFLRDVTADLGGQWLVKSISYMTDHPERYPALEDEETFLRLREIEGRLSARPLVFLPREKLRRVEDRFQDGDILAITTGKGGMDVVHAGIALRLRRRVHFLHASSLAGKVLISPETLYGYLMKKKGRTGVIVARVV, encoded by the coding sequence ATGAACCCTTCAGAAGAAAACGAACAAGCCATTCTTCATACCCCGGAAGACATCCGGATTTTTAGGGAGATTGCTGGTATGCCGGTGCGCGGCGGAGGCTGTGATTTTTCCTCCGGCGCCGGCATTGCGGCTGCGGGGCTCGCCTTTCTGGGCAGGCCGTATGGGGCGCATACGCTGGAAGGGGAAGGACCGGAGCGGCTGGTCATCAATCTACGGGAGCTGGACTGTTTTACCCTGGTGGAAAATGCCGTGGTTCTGGAGCGGCTGTTTCGGACCGGAGCGACGGGGTTTCCCGATTATGCCGCGACTCTGAGGCGATTGCGCTATCGGAACGGAATCCTGGACGGTTTTGCCTCCCGGCTCCATTATTTTTCGGACTGGCTTTTCGATGCCGGGGCGAAGGGATTTCTCCGTGATGTGACGGCGGACCTGGGGGGGCAGTGGCTGGTCAAGTCGATTTCTTACATGACGGATCACCCGGAACGTTATCCCGCCCTCGAAGACGAAGAAACCTTCCTGCGGTTGAGGGAGATCGAGGGGCGCCTGTCCGCGCGGCCACTGGTTTTCCTTCCCCGGGAGAAGCTGAGGAGAGTCGAGGATCGGTTCCAGGACGGCGATATCCTGGCGATCACGACCGGCAAGGGCGGCATGGATGTAGTCCATGCGGGGATCGCCCTCCGCCTGCGACGCCGGGTCCACTTTCTCCATGCTTCGAGCCTTGCCGGAAAGGTGCTGATCAGCCCGGAAACGCTTTATGGATACCTGATGAAAAAGAAGGGGCGCACCGGGGTGATCGTGGCAAGAGTCGTTTAA
- a CDS encoding cupin domain-containing protein gives MEGEKKEKEKGIPFNLDAEVAYADGSIVSKTLLNRDVGNITLFSFDAGQGLSEHTAPFDAVVYILDGEAKITLSGKPHVVSAGNMLIMPAEAPHSLMAEKPFKMLLIMIKG, from the coding sequence ATGGAAGGAGAGAAAAAAGAAAAAGAGAAGGGAATCCCCTTCAACCTGGATGCCGAGGTCGCTTACGCGGACGGATCCATCGTCAGCAAAACCCTTCTGAACAGGGATGTCGGCAATATCACGCTATTTTCCTTCGATGCCGGCCAGGGGTTGAGCGAACACACCGCCCCCTTTGACGCCGTCGTCTATATCCTGGACGGAGAAGCGAAGATTACCCTGTCGGGAAAACCGCACGTCGTTTCCGCGGGGAACATGCTGATCATGCCCGCCGAAGCTCCCCATTCCCTCATGGCGGAAAAGCCGTTCAAGATGCTGCTGATCATGATCAAGGGATAA
- a CDS encoding acetate--CoA ligase family protein, with product MKTFFYPRSMVVVGASPTKQNLGHLILINNVQRGCTVRLYGVGSEEGEIAGVHVYRNVADLPEVPDLALFIIPAAAIPDQLEECGKLGIRRVVIESGGFSEFSREKSNALEEKLLDIAACHDIRFIGPNCIGAVNYDLNLLMPFLLYKNTLPGGRVGIISQSGGIGHYYLEHLPENSVRPGKMVSIGNKLQIDETDFLEYFLEDEHTDQVIIYLEGFKRGRDFFHTALSASKPVILHKANRNPQSALIARSHSAALSASDDVVDGLCRQAAIIRVEDDEEAIRSVKILQQPLMRGRRIAVLSRSGGHAVISADACSQYGFELVPFPDSFFDKLDTLYRQRVIARQNPLDLGEIFDYRIYGRILEETLKLDCVDGVLFNHIYQSHYEAEMSRTFLGELDGLIRKYNKPVAVAAITDVAETTELVKNYPVYASPLAAIKALNASAAYARQRERRDTRGRSRTFSFVLPEAHARLDRLIREKRHPLADECIDLLTAAGLSFVRSWKISEADDLDGLNITFPVAVKLLSSEASHKSDVGGVRLNLTDRISLMRALAEIRISVKEKFPNVSVEGFLVQEMVSEGLECFVGGRQDPVFGPVVVAGVGGIFLEIFRNSAVRIAPVTPSEALDMLQELRSWPILQGSRGQAPRDVEALSDLICRVAALLNAVPQIAEIDLNPVFVHAAGQGISLADARILIKDDNVPG from the coding sequence ATGAAAACTTTTTTTTATCCGCGAAGCATGGTCGTGGTGGGGGCGTCTCCCACGAAGCAGAACTTGGGCCATCTCATCCTGATCAACAATGTTCAGCGGGGCTGTACAGTCAGGTTATACGGAGTGGGCAGCGAAGAAGGTGAAATCGCCGGCGTTCATGTATATAGAAATGTCGCTGACCTTCCGGAAGTACCTGACCTGGCTCTTTTCATTATCCCGGCGGCTGCAATCCCCGATCAGCTGGAGGAATGCGGGAAGCTGGGAATCCGCCGCGTGGTGATCGAGTCCGGCGGTTTCAGCGAATTTTCCAGAGAAAAAAGCAATGCCCTGGAGGAAAAACTCCTGGATATCGCCGCCTGCCACGACATCCGTTTCATCGGCCCCAACTGCATCGGAGCGGTCAACTACGATCTCAACCTTCTCATGCCTTTTCTTCTCTACAAAAATACTCTGCCCGGCGGACGGGTGGGCATCATCTCCCAGAGCGGCGGCATCGGCCATTATTACCTCGAGCACCTTCCGGAGAATTCCGTCCGGCCGGGCAAGATGGTCAGCATCGGCAATAAGCTCCAGATCGACGAAACGGATTTTCTCGAATATTTTCTTGAAGACGAACATACGGACCAGGTGATCATTTATCTGGAAGGCTTCAAACGAGGGCGGGATTTCTTCCATACCGCCCTGTCCGCGTCCAAGCCCGTCATTCTTCACAAAGCCAACCGCAACCCCCAGAGCGCCCTGATCGCCCGCTCCCATTCCGCCGCTCTGTCCGCCAGTGACGATGTAGTCGACGGGCTCTGCCGTCAGGCAGCCATCATTCGGGTGGAGGACGATGAGGAAGCGATTCGCTCCGTCAAAATCCTCCAGCAGCCTCTGATGCGGGGCCGGCGGATCGCCGTATTGTCCCGTTCTGGAGGACATGCCGTCATCAGCGCCGATGCCTGTTCCCAGTATGGTTTCGAACTGGTTCCTTTCCCCGACAGTTTTTTCGATAAACTGGACACCCTTTATCGGCAGCGGGTCATTGCCCGTCAGAACCCTCTCGATCTGGGAGAAATCTTCGATTACCGGATCTATGGCCGGATTCTGGAAGAAACGCTCAAGCTCGATTGCGTCGACGGCGTCCTTTTCAATCACATCTACCAGTCCCACTACGAGGCGGAAATGTCGCGAACGTTTCTGGGGGAACTGGACGGCCTGATCCGGAAATACAATAAGCCTGTGGCGGTCGCCGCCATCACCGACGTTGCGGAAACCACGGAGCTCGTCAAAAACTATCCCGTCTATGCCAGCCCCCTGGCGGCCATCAAAGCCCTCAATGCCTCGGCGGCCTACGCGCGGCAGAGAGAGCGGCGGGACACCCGGGGCAGAAGCAGAACCTTTTCCTTTGTCCTTCCGGAGGCCCATGCCCGCCTGGACCGCTTGATCCGGGAAAAACGGCATCCCCTGGCCGATGAATGCATCGACCTGCTGACCGCCGCGGGGCTGAGCTTTGTCAGAAGCTGGAAAATATCGGAGGCCGACGATCTGGACGGCCTGAACATCACCTTCCCCGTAGCGGTTAAGCTTCTTTCCAGCGAGGCCTCGCACAAGTCGGACGTCGGCGGGGTTAGATTGAATCTGACCGACCGGATCTCTTTGATGCGAGCCCTGGCGGAAATCCGCATCTCCGTCAAGGAAAAATTCCCAAATGTTTCCGTAGAGGGGTTTCTCGTTCAGGAAATGGTCTCCGAAGGTCTGGAATGCTTTGTCGGCGGCAGACAGGATCCCGTTTTCGGACCTGTCGTGGTGGCCGGTGTGGGCGGGATATTCCTGGAAATATTCCGAAACTCCGCTGTCCGCATCGCCCCGGTAACCCCCTCAGAGGCGCTGGATATGCTGCAGGAACTCCGGTCGTGGCCGATTCTACAGGGAAGCCGGGGGCAGGCTCCGCGCGACGTGGAGGCCCTGAGCGATCTCATCTGCCGGGTCGCGGCTTTGCTTAACGCCGTTCCCCAGATCGCCGAAATCGATCTGAATCCCGTTTTCGTTCATGCGGCCGGACAGGGAATATCGCTGGCCGATGCCCGGATTCTCATCAAAGACGACAACGTGCCGGGATAA
- the hcp gene encoding hydroxylamine reductase: MFCFQCEQTAGGTGCTKGGVCGKTPEVAALQDLLIYELKGLSLGALEADKVGIHDEEVDRFTVEALFSTLTNVDFDPDRFVVLLNQGVKLREQLREKVKKAGGKADFADESALFQPAATLEGLVAQGDKVGIKSDPQADPDVLALKELLIYGIKGVAAYADHARILGKTDAAITRFLYEALAATRNAALGVNDLVSLVLKCGEINLKTMELLDAAHTETYGHPVPTAVPLGAKKGKAILVSGHDLKDLDELLQQTAGKGINVYTHGEMLPTHGYPGLKKHPHFYGHYGTAWQNQKKEFAAFPGAILMTTNCIQKPAESYQDNIFTAGLVGWPGVTHIADRNFTPVIEKALALHGFPEDVPGKSVLVGFGRNAVLGVADKVIEGVKSKAIRHFFLVAGCDGAKPGRNYYTEFVEKVPKDCVVLTLACGKFRFFDKDLGDIGGIPRLLDIGQCNDAYSAIAIAGALANAFGCGVNDLPLSMVLSWYEQKAVAILLTLLHLGIRDIRLGPSLPAFVTPNILNVLVQNFNIMPISTPDEDLKAILG; the protein is encoded by the coding sequence ATGTTTTGTTTTCAATGTGAGCAGACGGCTGGTGGAACAGGATGCACGAAAGGCGGCGTATGCGGGAAAACGCCGGAAGTGGCGGCTCTGCAGGATCTTCTGATCTACGAGCTGAAGGGGCTGTCCCTGGGCGCCCTCGAAGCGGACAAAGTCGGTATCCACGACGAGGAAGTCGACCGCTTTACGGTTGAAGCACTCTTTTCCACCCTGACCAATGTGGATTTCGATCCCGACCGTTTCGTCGTTCTTCTGAACCAGGGTGTGAAGCTTCGCGAACAGCTCAGGGAAAAAGTGAAAAAAGCCGGAGGAAAGGCCGACTTCGCCGACGAGTCAGCGCTTTTCCAGCCTGCGGCAACGCTGGAGGGCCTGGTCGCCCAGGGCGATAAAGTGGGCATCAAATCCGATCCTCAGGCCGATCCCGATGTGCTGGCCCTGAAGGAACTCCTCATCTACGGCATCAAGGGGGTCGCGGCCTACGCCGATCATGCCCGCATCCTCGGGAAAACCGATGCGGCAATAACGCGGTTTCTCTACGAAGCCCTGGCCGCTACGCGCAATGCAGCACTGGGAGTCAACGACCTGGTTTCCCTCGTGCTGAAATGCGGGGAGATCAACCTCAAGACCATGGAACTCCTCGACGCCGCCCACACGGAAACCTATGGACACCCCGTTCCCACCGCCGTTCCCCTGGGGGCAAAGAAAGGGAAAGCCATCCTCGTTTCCGGACACGATCTCAAGGATCTGGATGAACTCCTGCAACAGACCGCCGGAAAGGGGATCAACGTCTACACCCATGGAGAGATGCTCCCCACTCACGGTTATCCGGGGCTGAAGAAGCATCCCCATTTCTACGGCCATTACGGGACGGCCTGGCAGAACCAGAAAAAGGAATTTGCCGCCTTCCCGGGCGCCATCCTCATGACGACCAACTGCATCCAGAAACCCGCGGAGTCCTACCAGGACAACATCTTCACCGCCGGACTCGTGGGATGGCCGGGGGTCACCCATATCGCCGACCGGAACTTCACTCCCGTAATCGAGAAAGCCCTGGCCCTGCACGGATTTCCGGAAGATGTTCCCGGGAAATCGGTATTAGTCGGTTTCGGCAGGAATGCCGTTCTCGGCGTGGCCGACAAGGTCATCGAAGGCGTGAAGAGCAAGGCCATCCGCCATTTCTTCCTGGTTGCGGGCTGCGACGGCGCCAAGCCGGGACGGAACTACTACACGGAGTTCGTGGAAAAGGTTCCGAAGGACTGCGTGGTCCTTACCCTGGCCTGCGGAAAATTCCGCTTCTTCGACAAGGATCTGGGAGACATCGGCGGCATTCCCCGGCTGCTCGACATCGGCCAGTGCAATGACGCCTACTCGGCCATCGCCATCGCCGGGGCGCTCGCCAACGCCTTCGGCTGCGGGGTGAACGACCTGCCCCTGTCCATGGTTCTCTCCTGGTACGAGCAGAAGGCCGTGGCCATCCTCCTGACCCTGCTCCATCTTGGAATTCGGGATATCCGGCTGGGGCCCAGTCTTCCGGCCTTCGTCACCCCCAACATCCTGAACGTCCTGGTGCAGAACTTCAACATCATGCCCATATCGACACCTGACGAGGATCTGAAAGCGATCCTCGGTTAA